One Gossypium raimondii isolate GPD5lz chromosome 3, ASM2569854v1, whole genome shotgun sequence genomic window carries:
- the LOC105794463 gene encoding protein LAZY 1 isoform X1 codes for MKLLGWMHRKFRQNSSEQLKDFAIGHSCNCLTGQSLLDDQQIYSKPNYGTKPFSPSQRDHLRKSFAGVEAARVDEEDYEEDSSLAMSELFHGFLAIGTLGSDPNIPDPSTPTFAISVENITEKETEVTENELKLINDELEKVLGAEAKEEGYSSGRNSYVSTGRSSHVSAGRSSHGSTITLSGKPIEGSDTNGNGTTVCPLQGYLFGSAIELSETTTVAKKEHRTSLGELFQRTKITEENVGGKYDKEEKRTEKEGDKSAVHIMKKMLKKKMLNASRSSTAATEGNIDSASAETKLHKILHMFHRKVHPESSTATYKHGKPQKKENKENIFYDGGHEDGGHMLTDDDIMIFPQRALSKKMRRYKSQSIPPQFTLNCNDSNGNRECWIKTDADYLVLEL; via the exons ATGAAG TTGCTAGGTTGGATGCACCGTAAGTTTCGCCAAAATAGCAGTGAACAACTCAAGGATTTTGCTATTG GGCATTCTTGTAATTGTCTTACCGGGCAGTCATTACTGGATGACCAACAAATCTATTCAAAGCCAAACTATGGTACCAAGCCATTCAGTCCATCCCAGAGAGACCATCTTCGAAAGTCATTTGCTGGTGTAGAAGCAGCACGAGTAGATGAAGAAGACTATGAAGAGGATTCATCATTGGCAATGTCTGAGCTATTCCATGGCTTTCTTGCCATCGGCACCCTTGGTTCAGACCCTAACATTCCTGATCCATCAACACCTACATTTGCTATCTCTGTAGAAAATATAACTGAAAAAGAAACTGAAGTAACAGAGAATGAGCTGAAGCTTATTAATGATGAGTTGGAGAAGGTTCTAGGAGCAGAAGCTAAAGAAGAAGGCTACTCATCTGGAAGAAACAGTTATGTCAGCACTGGAAGAAGCAGTCATGTCAGCGCTGGAAGAAGTAGCCATGGCAGCACAATTACCCTTAGTGGAAAGCCAATCGAAGGTTCAGATACCAATGGGAATGGTACTACAGTTTGTCCACTCCAAGGTTATCTTTTTGGCTCAGCAATTGAATTGTCAGAAACAACTACAGTGGCCAAAAAGGAACACAGGACCTCACTTGGGGAGCTGTTTCAGAGGACTAAAATAACTGAAGAGAATGTAGGGGGTAAATATGACAAGGAGGAAAAGCGAACAGAGAAGGAAGGAGATAAATCTGCAGTGCATATTATGAAAAAAATGCTGAAGAAAAAAATGCTCAATGCTTCTAGGAGCTCTACTGCTGCTACTGAAGGAAATATTGATTCTGCTTCAGCAGAAACAAAACTGCACAAG ATCTTGCACATGTTCCACAGAAAAGTTCATCCTGAAAGCTCAACAGCCACATATAAGCATGGCAAGCCTCAAAAGAAGGAGAACAAAGAAAACATCTTCTATGATGGAGGTCATGAGGATGGAGGTCATATGCTTACGGATGACGACATAATGATATTTCCTCAAAGAGCCCTCTCAAAGAAAATGCGGCGCTACAAGAGCCAATCTATCCCACCTCAATTCACACTTAACTGCAATGATTCAAATGGGAACAGGGAGTGCTGGATCAAAACAGATGCAGACT ACCTTGTGTTGGAGCTCTAA
- the LOC105794463 gene encoding protein LAZY 1 isoform X2, producing the protein MQLLGWMHRKFRQNSSEQLKDFAIGHSCNCLTGQSLLDDQQIYSKPNYGTKPFSPSQRDHLRKSFAGVEAARVDEEDYEEDSSLAMSELFHGFLAIGTLGSDPNIPDPSTPTFAISVENITEKETEVTENELKLINDELEKVLGAEAKEEGYSSGRNSYVSTGRSSHVSAGRSSHGSTITLSGKPIEGSDTNGNGTTVCPLQGYLFGSAIELSETTTVAKKEHRTSLGELFQRTKITEENVGGKYDKEEKRTEKEGDKSAVHIMKKMLKKKMLNASRSSTAATEGNIDSASAETKLHKILHMFHRKVHPESSTATYKHGKPQKKENKENIFYDGGHEDGGHMLTDDDIMIFPQRALSKKMRRYKSQSIPPQFTLNCNDSNGNRECWIKTDADYLVLEL; encoded by the exons ATGCAGTTGCTAGGTTGGATGCACCGTAAGTTTCGCCAAAATAGCAGTGAACAACTCAAGGATTTTGCTATTG GGCATTCTTGTAATTGTCTTACCGGGCAGTCATTACTGGATGACCAACAAATCTATTCAAAGCCAAACTATGGTACCAAGCCATTCAGTCCATCCCAGAGAGACCATCTTCGAAAGTCATTTGCTGGTGTAGAAGCAGCACGAGTAGATGAAGAAGACTATGAAGAGGATTCATCATTGGCAATGTCTGAGCTATTCCATGGCTTTCTTGCCATCGGCACCCTTGGTTCAGACCCTAACATTCCTGATCCATCAACACCTACATTTGCTATCTCTGTAGAAAATATAACTGAAAAAGAAACTGAAGTAACAGAGAATGAGCTGAAGCTTATTAATGATGAGTTGGAGAAGGTTCTAGGAGCAGAAGCTAAAGAAGAAGGCTACTCATCTGGAAGAAACAGTTATGTCAGCACTGGAAGAAGCAGTCATGTCAGCGCTGGAAGAAGTAGCCATGGCAGCACAATTACCCTTAGTGGAAAGCCAATCGAAGGTTCAGATACCAATGGGAATGGTACTACAGTTTGTCCACTCCAAGGTTATCTTTTTGGCTCAGCAATTGAATTGTCAGAAACAACTACAGTGGCCAAAAAGGAACACAGGACCTCACTTGGGGAGCTGTTTCAGAGGACTAAAATAACTGAAGAGAATGTAGGGGGTAAATATGACAAGGAGGAAAAGCGAACAGAGAAGGAAGGAGATAAATCTGCAGTGCATATTATGAAAAAAATGCTGAAGAAAAAAATGCTCAATGCTTCTAGGAGCTCTACTGCTGCTACTGAAGGAAATATTGATTCTGCTTCAGCAGAAACAAAACTGCACAAG ATCTTGCACATGTTCCACAGAAAAGTTCATCCTGAAAGCTCAACAGCCACATATAAGCATGGCAAGCCTCAAAAGAAGGAGAACAAAGAAAACATCTTCTATGATGGAGGTCATGAGGATGGAGGTCATATGCTTACGGATGACGACATAATGATATTTCCTCAAAGAGCCCTCTCAAAGAAAATGCGGCGCTACAAGAGCCAATCTATCCCACCTCAATTCACACTTAACTGCAATGATTCAAATGGGAACAGGGAGTGCTGGATCAAAACAGATGCAGACT ACCTTGTGTTGGAGCTCTAA